A single Ignavibacteriales bacterium DNA region contains:
- a CDS encoding T9SS type A sorting domain-containing protein, which produces MKKQTALKSHGSGPLLLHICVVLLALLLAQSPQYAQQAKMTQGSHVFGHVDSVSRNLGLRMQATVGNVFGINSTAGNGGAYIGLSGHFMLPPNSPVVTASQGEFPDKIELRWSFDVLSPPADKDYFKVYRDGNLLATLPMTQNYYFDYNVYPGTYYNYEVTGNNEFNESGRGQSIGFVNPNGVITGNIATQFGTPVHDVEVVLSPTVGKALYFDGINDYVNAGRTLNFANKSFSIEFWLKRPSPDTGIIFSQNYTSANANDPNRLSLGFAYPGNVLTGHAGVPFSVTITEDSAWHHYAWVQDNMARKGYIYRDARLIHTYDLGTTVYTGTGTFEMGRSLTKYTHMYLDEMRVWGAVIDSVTIKRNMKRTVNTTSPNLLAYWKFDEGIGDRIFDLSPATNNGLVHGSTFSDETARVRTTAFTDTLGNYTIEGINYGASTNFSVIPSRDARLFNPPTRIVTLSSSNTAANNIDFTDVSQIPITGFVTHSETSCFVDSVEILVDGKSWNPRIYTNVEGKYIAEFEPGSTHTLTPVRKGYTFLPAFRQYQNIVDPIASGHFSQTEKFTFSGKIAGGECDNIIGPSRIILESMPSCYVDTIETSVNGSFTITGLPPLLYRVSIQPFNPNITFDADTVSLKDTSQTKGYRYFSPLIVEVSGLQPAPNCDLVILDQFIKVPLRYKIYEQYTWDGVTTECAVDTVELTIYNDISDKLSNPRTLFAVNGQARDTIITGYPNIIFPFLKKIEVVATHEDGRQAQDTAWAVVTGIRPRTSAFTTTSPAIPILILRDPPGDGSFATMSSSTSVSNSISMYGEDRETFGMSRTISLAPDFTSETGFGFSVETEIDLTFDITGSMEYTQTGRNTRELATTITTSETFSTAGDGGVIGEEGDVFVGGAMNLTYGVTDVLEYNDSCGFRQYRSLVVSPQGFATTFIYTQDYIKNFVLPSLEQIGDTTSIKSWNKILAYNDSLKRSAEFSRNLSFSAGTVSEFVETTEQTISEIFEFDMTVDASLAIDLGATFNGVGTVDGFTFTSGFSFGGSNSTSTTTSNTIGFTLTDDDPGDAFSVNVYKDKVYGTPVFELVAGQSSCPWEPGTVARDSMGLISDNSIAVNVHPDSFAVFNLGIQNLGQLGESRETQLRVINESNPNGAQIAVNGITLQGGLNYTVQPNSQINTVLTIKRGPQAYTYQDIALVLTSPCEWDQGAGGEIAIADTLYFSVFFLEPCSEIAVAEPGQNWLINTSNENDFNIKLFGYDRFDPNLQEVVLQYRPVVTAGKPVQNRKSELEDENRSEERSKSGLDENKEAGRLQLDYISEPISKFAYREVIDYSMENRAALLLSNPAYAHLFDGPENVENWLTIKTIPRDSLQPDFVTVQFLTQGVADGVYEIRAVAQCGGGTISGTSALVVGRIDKTRPRIAGVPLPADGVLNPDDQISITFTEDIECEGLNVVDNFAFINTQTGDPVDYTFTCGGKTITFTPNVANRFIENKVLRMIVKGVKDKSGNIMSVPFGTQFRDSTAWEFLVDRNPVRWTGGEIEVVKYLDESAELQRQLINDGGASFPYTLFDFPQWMNVTPINGTVQSSGAVTVTFRFDTSIPTGTYVDTIYANTLNGDEPLIVKLRVLCRPPLWTINPEAFEFSMNMTAKLFIDTTASDDIYDRVAVYSGTQLRGIGDVSRISNTNQYRLFITVYSNTISGEALTFRVWDASGCIEYGQVMEQYSFQANSVLGDIHNPVPLTATQQILQPYSLPEGWTWLSFNTISADMSLNSVLSGGNNQEGDAIKDQSRFSLYVNNYGWVGTLDTIRPVSNYLWKKSAPVNFTRTGYSIRPEAYPVRVDSGWNWIGYIPQENLPVNAALQTLQPRNGDIIKSQFQFAIYDSVYGWFGNLQFMQPKLGYLIKLSRKDTLIYPSPVPGMQNLLLEEQQYVNTLETVPGWSVNAASYDASMIVVAALESAMYDSVSQTKRLGVFAGEECRGIAEPIAYTDGRQLFMLTIYGMTGQADTLSFRVVDLQTGNIRQKSTILTFDANASFGSPQEPYIIPELTTSADEGNLIPEEFMLAQNYPNPFNPTTTIKFGLPVESNVRITIYDMMGAEILVLQNGTMKPGYHSMTWDGRNSFGVVVPSGVYIYSMQADKFNQSRKLIFLK; this is translated from the coding sequence ATGAAAAAACAAACAGCATTAAAAAGTCACGGAAGCGGTCCGCTTCTGTTGCATATTTGTGTTGTCTTGCTTGCATTACTGCTTGCACAAAGCCCTCAGTATGCGCAGCAGGCAAAGATGACACAGGGCAGCCATGTGTTTGGTCATGTTGATTCCGTCAGCAGGAATCTGGGACTAAGAATGCAGGCCACCGTTGGAAATGTTTTCGGAATAAACAGCACTGCCGGAAACGGAGGAGCATATATTGGGTTGTCAGGCCACTTTATGCTTCCGCCTAATAGTCCGGTTGTGACTGCTTCACAAGGCGAGTTCCCTGACAAGATTGAGTTAAGATGGTCATTTGATGTCCTGAGTCCTCCGGCAGATAAGGATTACTTTAAGGTTTACCGTGACGGAAACCTTCTTGCGACTCTTCCTATGACTCAGAACTATTATTTTGACTATAATGTTTATCCGGGAACTTACTACAATTATGAGGTAACCGGTAATAACGAGTTCAATGAAAGCGGCAGGGGGCAGTCAATCGGATTTGTTAATCCTAACGGCGTAATAACCGGTAACATAGCCACACAATTCGGAACCCCGGTTCATGATGTTGAAGTGGTGCTTTCCCCAACCGTTGGCAAAGCATTATATTTTGATGGAATAAATGATTATGTGAATGCAGGCAGGACGCTGAACTTTGCAAACAAATCATTTTCAATTGAATTCTGGTTAAAGCGTCCTTCTCCCGATACCGGAATAATATTCAGCCAAAACTATACATCTGCAAATGCGAATGACCCTAACCGGCTTTCCCTTGGCTTTGCTTATCCGGGCAACGTGCTCACCGGTCATGCCGGCGTTCCGTTTTCGGTGACCATAACCGAAGACAGCGCATGGCATCATTATGCATGGGTGCAGGATAACATGGCAAGGAAAGGATATATTTACCGCGATGCCCGGCTGATTCATACGTATGATTTAGGCACAACGGTATATACCGGAACCGGAACGTTTGAAATGGGACGCTCTCTTACAAAATACACGCACATGTATCTTGATGAAATGAGAGTCTGGGGAGCAGTTATTGACTCAGTCACCATTAAACGTAACATGAAAAGAACCGTTAACACAACTTCTCCGAATCTCCTTGCGTATTGGAAATTTGACGAGGGAATAGGAGACAGGATATTTGACCTTTCTCCTGCTACCAATAACGGACTGGTGCATGGCAGTACCTTTAGCGATGAAACAGCAAGAGTAAGGACCACTGCATTTACCGATACCCTCGGGAACTATACCATTGAAGGCATTAACTACGGCGCTTCCACTAACTTTTCAGTTATTCCTTCAAGAGATGCAAGATTGTTTAATCCTCCAACAAGGATTGTAACACTTTCAAGCAGTAATACTGCAGCGAACAATATTGACTTCACCGATGTTTCGCAGATTCCTATAACAGGATTTGTGACGCACTCTGAGACGAGCTGTTTTGTTGACAGTGTGGAAATACTTGTTGACGGCAAATCCTGGAATCCGCGGATTTATACTAACGTCGAAGGCAAATATATTGCTGAGTTTGAGCCGGGAAGCACTCACACACTAACGCCGGTAAGAAAAGGATATACATTCCTTCCTGCTTTCAGGCAGTATCAGAACATAGTTGATCCCATAGCAAGCGGACATTTCAGTCAGACTGAAAAGTTCACCTTCAGCGGTAAAATTGCCGGCGGTGAGTGTGACAATATCATCGGTCCAAGCCGCATAATTTTAGAAAGTATGCCCTCTTGTTATGTTGATACCATTGAAACCAGCGTGAACGGAAGTTTTACTATAACAGGGCTTCCGCCGCTTCTTTATCGAGTCTCTATACAGCCGTTTAATCCGAATATCACTTTTGATGCTGATACGGTCAGCTTAAAAGATACCAGCCAGACCAAGGGCTACAGATACTTCTCGCCTCTTATCGTAGAGGTATCAGGACTGCAGCCGGCACCAAACTGCGATCTGGTTATTCTTGATCAGTTTATAAAGGTTCCTCTCCGTTATAAAATATATGAACAATATACATGGGACGGAGTAACAACAGAATGTGCTGTTGACACGGTTGAACTGACCATCTATAATGATATCAGTGATAAACTGAGCAACCCAAGAACTCTCTTCGCGGTTAATGGTCAGGCACGTGACACAATCATCACCGGTTATCCGAATATTATATTCCCGTTCCTAAAGAAGATTGAAGTAGTAGCCACACACGAAGACGGAAGACAGGCACAGGATACCGCATGGGCAGTAGTTACCGGTATCAGACCGAGAACAAGCGCCTTTACAACAACTTCTCCTGCCATTCCAATTCTCATACTTCGCGACCCTCCGGGAGACGGAAGTTTTGCAACAATGAGCAGTTCAACGTCTGTTTCTAATTCAATTAGTATGTATGGAGAAGACAGAGAAACTTTTGGTATGAGCCGAACAATTTCCCTTGCTCCGGACTTTACTTCAGAGACGGGATTTGGGTTCTCCGTTGAAACTGAAATTGATCTTACTTTTGATATTACCGGAAGCATGGAGTACACTCAGACCGGAAGAAACACTCGTGAACTTGCAACAACTATAACCACATCTGAAACATTCTCAACTGCCGGTGACGGAGGTGTGATTGGAGAAGAGGGTGATGTTTTTGTAGGCGGCGCAATGAATCTGACTTACGGTGTTACTGATGTGCTTGAGTATAATGACTCTTGCGGTTTCAGGCAGTACCGTAGTCTGGTTGTTTCACCTCAGGGTTTTGCCACAACATTTATCTATACACAAGATTATATCAAAAACTTTGTTTTGCCAAGTCTTGAACAGATTGGAGATACAACTAGCATAAAAAGCTGGAATAAAATATTAGCTTACAATGACTCACTTAAGCGGAGTGCTGAATTCTCACGCAATCTTTCATTCAGCGCAGGTACGGTATCTGAGTTTGTTGAAACGACCGAACAGACCATAAGTGAGATTTTTGAATTCGACATGACGGTTGATGCCAGTCTGGCTATTGACCTTGGTGCAACATTTAATGGTGTTGGTACTGTTGACGGATTTACCTTTACGAGCGGATTCAGTTTTGGAGGTTCAAACTCTACTTCTACCACGACCTCTAATACTATCGGATTTACACTGACTGATGATGATCCGGGTGATGCATTCTCCGTGAATGTATATAAGGATAAGGTGTATGGCACTCCGGTATTTGAACTGGTTGCCGGTCAGAGCTCATGTCCCTGGGAACCGGGAACAGTAGCCCGTGATTCAATGGGATTAATTTCTGATAACTCAATAGCAGTGAACGTTCATCCTGATTCATTTGCTGTGTTTAATCTGGGAATCCAGAACTTAGGACAGCTTGGCGAATCACGTGAGACCCAGCTTCGTGTTATTAATGAAAGCAACCCGAACGGCGCTCAGATAGCAGTTAATGGTATAACTCTGCAGGGTGGCCTGAACTATACTGTTCAGCCAAACTCACAGATCAATACCGTGTTAACTATCAAGCGCGGTCCCCAGGCATATACCTATCAGGATATTGCACTGGTGCTTACCTCACCGTGTGAATGGGATCAGGGTGCAGGCGGTGAAATTGCCATAGCTGATACTCTCTACTTCTCAGTATTCTTCCTTGAACCCTGCAGCGAAATTGCAGTGGCTGAACCGGGCCAGAACTGGCTGATAAATACTTCTAACGAGAATGATTTTAACATCAAACTCTTTGGATATGACCGCTTTGATCCGAATCTTCAGGAAGTTGTCCTCCAATACCGTCCGGTGGTAACCGCAGGAAAGCCGGTTCAGAACCGTAAATCTGAACTCGAGGATGAAAACAGATCTGAAGAAAGAAGTAAATCCGGATTAGATGAAAATAAAGAAGCCGGCAGATTGCAGCTTGATTATATATCAGAGCCGATAAGCAAATTTGCATATCGCGAGGTAATTGACTATAGCATGGAAAACAGAGCAGCGCTGCTGCTTTCAAACCCTGCTTATGCTCACTTATTTGACGGACCTGAAAATGTAGAAAACTGGCTTACCATAAAGACCATCCCGAGAGACAGTCTGCAGCCGGATTTCGTAACTGTTCAGTTCCTGACCCAAGGTGTTGCTGACGGCGTTTATGAAATACGCGCGGTTGCACAGTGCGGCGGCGGAACAATCAGCGGAACCTCTGCGCTTGTGGTTGGAAGAATAGATAAAACACGTCCGAGAATAGCCGGTGTACCGCTGCCCGCGGATGGTGTGCTTAACCCGGATGATCAGATTTCAATTACCTTCACCGAGGATATTGAATGTGAAGGCCTTAATGTGGTTGATAATTTTGCATTCATCAACACACAGACCGGCGACCCGGTTGACTATACCTTTACCTGCGGAGGAAAGACTATTACGTTTACTCCTAACGTTGCAAACCGCTTTATCGAAAATAAAGTGCTCAGAATGATTGTTAAGGGAGTTAAAGATAAGAGCGGAAACATCATGTCAGTTCCATTCGGAACTCAGTTCCGTGATTCGACTGCATGGGAGTTCCTTGTTGACCGCAATCCGGTTCGCTGGACAGGTGGTGAGATTGAAGTGGTCAAATATCTTGATGAAAGTGCAGAATTGCAGAGACAGTTAATAAATGATGGCGGCGCAAGTTTCCCTTATACATTGTTTGACTTCCCGCAGTGGATGAATGTAACTCCGATAAACGGAACCGTACAGTCATCAGGTGCAGTAACGGTTACTTTCAGATTTGATACTTCAATTCCGACTGGTACCTACGTAGACACCATTTACGCGAATACCCTCAATGGTGATGAACCTCTTATCGTTAAACTGAGAGTACTCTGCCGTCCGCCGCTCTGGACTATTAATCCGGAGGCGTTTGAGTTCTCCATGAACATGACTGCTAAGCTCTTTATTGATACCACAGCTTCAGACGATATCTATGATAGGGTTGCTGTTTATTCAGGAACTCAGCTCAGAGGTATCGGCGATGTATCACGGATCAGTAACACGAATCAGTATCGCTTATTCATAACAGTATACAGCAATACAATTTCCGGTGAAGCCCTTACCTTCAGAGTGTGGGATGCATCGGGATGTATTGAATATGGTCAGGTTATGGAGCAGTATAGCTTCCAGGCGAACAGCGTGCTTGGTGATATACATAATCCTGTTCCTCTTACTGCAACTCAGCAGATACTGCAGCCATACAGTCTGCCCGAAGGATGGACCTGGCTGAGCTTCAACACTATTTCTGCAGATATGTCTCTTAACAGCGTTCTTTCAGGCGGCAATAATCAGGAAGGTGATGCTATAAAAGACCAGTCACGATTCAGCTTGTATGTAAATAACTATGGCTGGGTAGGCACCCTTGATACAATCCGTCCGGTAAGTAATTACCTATGGAAGAAATCAGCTCCGGTCAACTTTACAAGAACAGGTTATTCTATCCGTCCGGAAGCATATCCGGTCAGGGTTGACTCAGGATGGAACTGGATTGGTTACATACCGCAGGAAAATCTGCCGGTGAATGCTGCCCTGCAGACCCTTCAGCCGCGCAATGGTGATATCATTAAGAGTCAGTTCCAGTTCGCTATCTATGACAGCGTTTATGGCTGGTTCGGTAATCTTCAGTTTATGCAGCCGAAACTTGGCTATCTGATCAAACTGAGCCGCAAGGATACACTTATCTATCCTTCACCTGTTCCTGGAATGCAGAATCTGCTTCTTGAAGAACAGCAGTATGTAAATACACTCGAAACCGTACCGGGCTGGAGCGTGAATGCAGCTTCCTATGATGCTTCAATGATTGTAGTAGCTGCTCTTGAATCAGCAATGTATGATTCAGTCAGTCAGACAAAACGCCTTGGTGTTTTTGCCGGTGAGGAGTGCAGAGGAATAGCTGAACCAATAGCATATACTGATGGCAGACAGCTCTTCATGCTGACCATTTACGGAATGACCGGTCAGGCAGACACACTCAGTTTCAGAGTTGTTGATTTGCAGACAGGAAACATCCGCCAGAAGAGCACGATACTGACCTTTGATGCTAATGCATCATTCGGCAGTCCGCAGGAACCATATATAATTCCTGAGCTCACAACCTCAGCTGATGAAGGTAATCTGATTCCGGAAGAATTTATGCTGGCGCAGAACTACCCGAATCCGTTTAACCCGACAACGACCATAAAATTTGGTCTGCCGGTTGAATCGAACGTGCGTATTACAATCTACGATATGATGGGCGCTGAGATTCTTGTGCTGCAAAACGGCACCATGAAACCTGGTTATCACTCAATGACCTGGGACGGCAGAAACAGCTTTGGTGTGGTTGTTCCCTCAGGAGTATATATTTACTCCATGCAGGCGGATAAGTTCAATCAGAGCAGAAAACTCATTTTCCTGAAATAA